The following coding sequences are from one Poecilia reticulata strain Guanapo linkage group LG18, Guppy_female_1.0+MT, whole genome shotgun sequence window:
- the LOC103480225 gene encoding histone H2B 1/2-like: MPEPAKSAPKKGSKKAVTKTTAGKGGKKRRRTRKESYAIYVYKVLKQVHPDTGISSKAMSIMNSFVNDIFERIASEASRLAHYNKRSTITSREIQTAVRLLLPGELAKHAVSEGTKAVTKYTSSK; this comes from the coding sequence ATGCCTGAACCCGCCAAGTCTGCGCCCAAGAAGGGCTCCAAGAAAGCGGTCACCAAGACGACCGCCGGCAAAGGAGGCAAGAAGAGGAGAAGGACCAGGAAGGAGAGCTACGCCATCTACGTCTACAAGGTGCTGAAGCAGGTCCACCCCGACACCGGGATCTCCTCCAAGGCCATGAGCATCATGAACTCCTTCGTCAACGACATCTTTGAGCGCATCGCCTCCGAGGCSTCCCGTCTGGCTCACTACAACAAGCGCTCCACCATCACCTCCAGGGAGATCCAGACCGCTGTGCGCCTCCTGCTGCCCGGTGAGCTGGCCAAGCACGCCGTGTCCGAGGGAACCAAGGCTGTTACCAAGTACACCAGCTCCAAGTAA